In the Pirellulales bacterium genome, one interval contains:
- a CDS encoding ABC transporter ATP-binding protein: MPLPTSSEPVIRLDNISKIYRLYERPIDRLAEAVTLGRRQRHRQIRVLSGVNLSIHAGHTVGIVGRNGAGKSTLLRIVAGTTRPTTGRVSIRGSVAALLELGSGFNPEFTGRENVFLNAGIHGLSHEETKARYQQIAEYSELGEFLERPVKTYSSGMAMRLAFATAIHVERDVLIVDESLSVGDAMFARKCMATIESLKQNGATILFVSHSLETVKALCDQAVLLEQGTVMAQGEPIDVLNEYSRLIDGVAGSSAPLRRIAPRGANTATPQKPRPRVVEEAAPAPPADQVALPPSLMVPLELMDVGKDEFPYGTGEAEIDNVRIVDDEGRQSQTWQSGDAVTLSYDVRFDAPAATPHYGMSLTRLDGVRVYGTNTMYRAIPVVAREAGETVRVEFRLSLRLVAGNYYLTVGCVDIRHEKPVFLHRRRDMLVLRVLPAGHATGIVDLNASVHVEGVTRVQSAA, from the coding sequence ATGCCTTTGCCGACGTCATCTGAGCCCGTCATTCGGCTCGACAACATCTCGAAGATCTATCGCCTGTATGAGCGACCGATCGATCGTCTCGCCGAGGCGGTCACGCTCGGTCGCCGGCAGCGGCACCGCCAGATCCGCGTTTTGTCGGGCGTGAACCTGTCCATCCACGCCGGCCACACGGTCGGCATCGTGGGGCGCAACGGGGCGGGCAAGAGCACGCTGCTGCGGATCGTGGCCGGCACCACCCGCCCGACCACCGGCAGGGTCTCGATCCGGGGAAGCGTCGCCGCGCTGCTGGAGCTCGGCTCGGGCTTCAATCCCGAGTTCACCGGCCGCGAGAATGTCTTTCTCAACGCGGGGATTCACGGGCTTTCGCACGAAGAAACCAAGGCCCGCTACCAGCAAATCGCCGAGTACAGTGAACTGGGCGAGTTTCTCGAACGCCCGGTCAAGACGTACTCGAGCGGCATGGCGATGCGCCTGGCCTTCGCCACGGCGATTCACGTCGAGCGCGACGTGCTGATCGTCGACGAATCGCTTTCGGTCGGCGATGCCATGTTCGCGCGCAAGTGCATGGCCACGATCGAATCGCTCAAGCAGAACGGCGCGACCATTCTGTTCGTGTCGCATTCGCTCGAGACGGTCAAGGCCTTGTGCGATCAGGCGGTGCTGCTCGAACAAGGAACGGTGATGGCCCAGGGCGAGCCGATCGACGTGCTCAACGAATACTCGCGTCTCATCGATGGCGTGGCGGGATCCTCTGCCCCTTTGCGACGAATCGCGCCTCGTGGAGCGAATACGGCCACGCCGCAGAAGCCCCGTCCCCGCGTGGTCGAGGAAGCGGCCCCCGCGCCACCGGCCGACCAGGTCGCCTTGCCACCGTCGTTGATGGTGCCGCTCGAACTCATGGACGTGGGCAAGGACGAATTCCCCTACGGCACGGGCGAGGCCGAGATCGACAACGTGCGGATCGTCGACGATGAAGGTCGGCAGTCGCAAACGTGGCAGAGTGGCGACGCCGTCACGTTGAGCTACGACGTACGATTCGACGCCCCCGCGGCGACGCCCCACTACGGCATGTCGCTCACGCGGCTCGACGGCGTGCGCGTGTATGGCACGAATACGATGTATCGGGCCATTCCGGTCGTCGCGCGCGAGGCGGGAGAAACCGTGCGCGTCGAGTTCCGCTTGTCTCTGCGGCTAGTGGCGGGCAACTACTACCTCACGGTGGGCTGCGTCGACATCCGGCACGAAAAACCGGTCTTTCTGCACCGCCGCCGCGATATGCTCGTGCTGCGGGTGCTGCCGGCCGGACATGCCACGGGCATCGTCGACCTGAATGCTAGCGTGCATGTCGAAGGGGTCACGCGCGTCCAGTCCGCGGCCTGA
- a CDS encoding PAS domain S-box protein, whose translation MDTGDNARSAALKSSNGHGSPSLSPAENVRFVRLAEASKAALWEYDFASGRLSVDPPPHRRLGYSPQELPDHVDAYWRLVHPDDRPLVSAALAAHLQGAAPEFVVRCRLRQHDGSVRWYHAQAAVERDTFGHPQRLLGSIVDITRQKTLENDRRLSRIRFRSLFYNLPVSAWIEDYSDVHRWTVGLRAQGVSDLRAYLAEHRDQVAHAMSLVKVREVNQASLELLGAVDRSQLMQQALASFREMAADAFLDGLVAYWEGHTYVEARTHAVRLDGNRVGYTVRLFAPKSGHKIDFKNVFVLLFDADDRRIVEEALLQTRAELERNANERTAAIEGINRQLMAEADERRRVASALHTSEQRLQSILENTNAVVYMKDRTGRYLMINRRYEHIFRILKEEVLRRTDAEIFPPAIAESLRQNDLLVQTTGTPLEFEEIVPQEDGQHHTYLSVKFPLRDESGQVSAVGGISTDITDRKRAEEALRESESRYRLLAEHSTDIVSRHAPDMSINFVSPSCATVLGYAPEEFLGLSPYDYIHPADLAQLESTLRAGRETYRVTFRTRHRDGHYLWLECHGRAVIDPETGQTREIINHARDITERVLQQERMQSLEGQLAHVNRLSTLGEMASGLAHELNQPLGAIANYAETSLASLNAERFDPVPLRKDMEQIVRLTSRCAAIIKHLRGYVKRAPAARAEADVARLVEEVVEFCERELRAAEVALHVCFVERPLWIVVDSIQIQQVILNLLRNALSATSALPVAERRIEIVAGWTREDRLELRVTNSTDGVGASQLARVFEPFYTTKEEGLGLGLTICESIARAHGGLLTASLSDHETVSFRLEIPRRGDDYVGR comes from the coding sequence ATGGATACTGGCGATAACGCTCGCAGTGCGGCGTTGAAATCATCGAATGGTCATGGCTCGCCGAGCCTGTCTCCGGCCGAGAACGTTCGTTTTGTGCGCCTGGCGGAAGCGTCCAAGGCGGCCCTCTGGGAGTACGATTTCGCGTCCGGACGGCTCTCGGTCGATCCGCCTCCACATCGGCGGCTGGGGTATTCTCCCCAGGAGCTCCCCGATCACGTCGACGCCTACTGGCGGCTCGTGCATCCCGACGATCGACCGCTCGTCTCGGCGGCTTTGGCCGCGCATCTGCAGGGGGCGGCCCCCGAGTTTGTCGTACGCTGCCGACTACGGCAACATGACGGATCGGTGCGGTGGTACCATGCCCAGGCAGCCGTCGAGCGTGATACGTTCGGCCACCCTCAACGACTGCTGGGGAGCATCGTCGACATCACGCGGCAGAAGACGCTCGAGAACGACCGGCGTCTGTCGCGCATCCGCTTCCGCAGCCTGTTCTACAACCTGCCCGTCTCGGCCTGGATCGAAGACTACAGCGACGTCCACCGCTGGACGGTCGGCCTGCGCGCCCAGGGGGTCAGCGACCTGCGAGCTTACCTGGCCGAGCATCGCGACCAGGTGGCGCATGCCATGTCGCTCGTCAAAGTGCGCGAGGTGAACCAGGCATCGCTCGAGTTGCTCGGCGCGGTCGATCGCTCGCAACTGATGCAACAAGCGCTGGCCAGTTTCCGCGAGATGGCCGCCGACGCCTTCCTCGACGGGCTCGTGGCCTACTGGGAAGGCCACACCTACGTCGAGGCGCGAACTCATGCGGTGCGCCTCGATGGCAACCGCGTGGGCTACACAGTACGCCTCTTCGCTCCCAAGAGCGGCCACAAGATCGACTTCAAGAACGTCTTCGTGCTGCTCTTCGACGCCGATGATCGTCGGATCGTCGAAGAGGCACTGCTCCAGACGCGAGCCGAACTCGAGCGCAATGCCAACGAGCGAACCGCCGCGATCGAAGGAATCAATCGGCAACTGATGGCCGAGGCCGACGAACGCCGCCGTGTCGCCTCGGCCCTGCACACCAGCGAGCAGCGCCTGCAGAGCATCCTCGAAAACACGAACGCCGTGGTCTACATGAAGGATCGTACGGGGCGCTATTTGATGATCAATCGCCGCTATGAACACATCTTCAGGATCTTGAAAGAAGAAGTCCTCCGTCGCACCGACGCGGAGATTTTTCCGCCGGCGATCGCCGAATCGCTACGCCAAAATGACTTGCTCGTCCAAACGACCGGCACTCCGCTCGAGTTCGAAGAAATCGTGCCGCAAGAGGATGGCCAGCACCACACGTACCTGTCGGTGAAGTTTCCGCTGCGCGACGAGTCGGGCCAGGTCTCGGCTGTGGGGGGCATCTCGACCGATATCACCGATCGCAAGCGCGCCGAAGAGGCGCTCCGCGAGAGTGAATCCCGCTACCGCCTGCTGGCCGAGCATTCGACCGATATTGTCAGCCGCCATGCGCCGGACATGTCGATCAACTTCGTTTCGCCATCCTGCGCCACCGTGCTCGGCTATGCGCCGGAAGAATTCCTCGGCCTGTCCCCCTACGACTACATTCACCCGGCCGATCTGGCCCAGTTGGAGTCGACGCTGCGCGCCGGTCGAGAAACCTACCGGGTGACCTTTCGCACGCGCCATCGCGACGGGCATTACCTGTGGCTCGAATGCCACGGCCGCGCCGTGATCGATCCCGAAACAGGTCAGACGCGTGAGATCATCAACCATGCCCGCGACATCACCGAGCGCGTGCTGCAACAGGAGCGGATGCAGTCGCTCGAAGGGCAACTGGCGCACGTCAATCGCCTGAGCACGCTGGGAGAGATGGCCTCGGGGCTCGCCCACGAGTTGAACCAACCGCTGGGGGCGATCGCCAACTATGCGGAAACGAGCCTCGCCTCGCTGAACGCCGAGCGTTTCGACCCGGTTCCCCTGCGGAAAGACATGGAACAGATCGTGCGGCTCACGTCGCGCTGCGCCGCGATCATCAAGCATCTGCGCGGCTACGTGAAGCGCGCCCCGGCAGCGCGGGCCGAAGCCGACGTGGCCCGGCTTGTCGAAGAAGTGGTCGAGTTCTGCGAGCGCGAATTGCGGGCCGCCGAAGTGGCGCTCCACGTCTGTTTCGTCGAACGTCCGCTGTGGATCGTCGTCGATTCGATCCAGATTCAGCAGGTGATTCTCAATCTGTTGCGCAACGCGCTCAGCGCCACCTCGGCGTTGCCGGTGGCCGAACGCCGCATCGAGATCGTGGCCGGCTGGACGCGCGAAGATCGGCTCGAGCTGCGGGTCACCAACTCCACCGACGGTGTCGGCGCCAGCCAGTTGGCACGCGTCTTCGAGCCGTTTTATACCACGAAAGAAGAAGGGCTGGGACTCGGACTCACGATCTGCGAATCGATTGCCCGCGCCCACGGCGGATTGCTGACGGCGTCGTTGAGCGACCACGAAACCGTTTCTTTTCGCTTGGAAATTCCACGTCGAGGGGATGATTATGTTGGTCGATGA
- a CDS encoding glycosyltransferase: MPHDHRRRETLAPRRTILRAAFAVLHFLCQWTAWLARNPAAWSTTIARTLLIVRQGGIASIWGAVLYKSIARQSGTDANAWYQRYRRRAARSDRTREVWPGDAPLLRIVVSLALLDERGCRRLLESAHAQGYPHWELWCLAPDGAETGAKRYAAHFASYDPRVRLTTVGESAPLLLARDTIQRELYVLLAERVLEFVPGAFAQLAEGVATSHADVVYGDHLLADADGVSQVREVAALPGYSYEYFLASGYFAGGAAVCARVLEQLDPAVLQRALACDSFELLLHALERAHRIMHVPALVAHWNVASPDLDERARAVRWHLACVGHSDVVQARHDLGVLDVGAAPIKEIPTRRVAIVIPTRDARPLLEQCIESLEATGALERADLWIVDHLTQEPDAVTYLERLAQRHHVVRATGDFNFSRLVNQGVAAAGRDYSHYLLLNNDIEATEAGWLDHLLATAGRPEVGAVGATLLYPDGAIQHAGVVLGMRGLAGHYHLGTSFHDESGIRRTAVPPSLVATREVSAVTAACVLVSHEAWHAVGGFDTNIAVGYGDVDFCLRLQMAGFRILHDPHALLVHHESRSRGRAVWDPHPADTKCFLRRYHGVILAGDPFYSPLLSNVLTQGQLGGTLPGTPRITTRNIPRPISLPRGIIDCRDDNQTPVTRTAA, translated from the coding sequence ATGCCGCACGACCATCGACGACGCGAGACGCTCGCCCCGCGCCGCACGATTCTCCGCGCGGCGTTCGCCGTGTTGCATTTTCTTTGCCAATGGACCGCCTGGCTCGCACGGAATCCGGCCGCGTGGTCGACCACCATCGCGCGCACGCTGCTCATCGTGCGCCAGGGAGGCATCGCCTCGATCTGGGGCGCCGTGCTCTACAAGTCGATCGCGCGACAGTCGGGCACCGATGCGAACGCCTGGTACCAGCGCTATCGACGCCGCGCGGCGCGATCCGATCGTACTCGCGAAGTATGGCCCGGCGATGCACCACTGCTGAGGATCGTCGTCTCGCTGGCATTGCTCGACGAACGTGGCTGCCGCCGGCTGCTCGAAAGCGCCCACGCGCAAGGCTATCCCCATTGGGAACTGTGGTGCCTGGCGCCGGACGGCGCCGAGACTGGCGCCAAGCGTTATGCGGCACACTTCGCCTCCTATGACCCCCGCGTTCGTCTGACGACCGTCGGCGAAAGTGCGCCATTGCTCCTGGCTCGCGACACCATCCAGCGCGAGCTTTACGTGCTGTTGGCCGAACGCGTTCTCGAGTTCGTGCCAGGGGCGTTTGCCCAGCTCGCCGAAGGTGTCGCCACGAGCCACGCCGACGTCGTGTATGGCGACCATCTGCTAGCGGACGCCGACGGCGTTTCGCAGGTGCGCGAGGTGGCGGCCTTGCCGGGCTACTCGTACGAGTATTTCCTCGCGTCGGGCTACTTTGCCGGTGGCGCGGCTGTTTGCGCCCGCGTGCTCGAACAGCTCGACCCAGCCGTGCTCCAGCGAGCTCTCGCCTGCGATTCGTTCGAATTGTTGTTGCACGCCCTCGAACGGGCACATCGGATCATGCACGTGCCGGCGCTCGTGGCGCATTGGAACGTGGCATCCCCGGACCTTGATGAACGTGCGCGGGCCGTGCGGTGGCATCTTGCCTGCGTGGGCCACTCCGACGTAGTTCAAGCCAGGCACGATCTGGGGGTGCTCGATGTTGGGGCAGCGCCAATAAAGGAAATACCCACTCGCCGGGTGGCAATTGTGATTCCTACCCGCGACGCCCGTCCACTGCTCGAACAATGCATCGAGAGTCTGGAAGCGACAGGTGCTCTTGAGCGTGCCGACCTCTGGATCGTGGATCACCTTACCCAGGAACCGGACGCGGTAACGTATCTCGAACGGTTGGCGCAACGGCATCATGTGGTACGCGCCACAGGCGATTTCAATTTCTCGCGCCTGGTGAATCAGGGAGTCGCGGCGGCCGGACGCGATTATTCGCATTACTTACTGCTAAATAACGACATCGAGGCCACCGAGGCGGGCTGGCTCGATCACTTGTTGGCCACGGCCGGACGCCCCGAGGTGGGCGCCGTGGGGGCGACGCTGCTCTATCCCGATGGGGCGATTCAACATGCTGGCGTCGTGCTAGGCATGCGCGGACTGGCCGGTCACTATCATCTAGGAACCAGCTTCCACGACGAGTCGGGTATCCGCCGAACCGCTGTCCCCCCAAGCCTGGTCGCAACTCGCGAGGTGTCGGCCGTCACGGCAGCTTGCGTACTCGTAAGCCACGAAGCATGGCATGCCGTTGGCGGCTTCGATACGAACATCGCTGTCGGTTATGGCGATGTCGATTTCTGTCTGCGACTGCAGATGGCGGGCTTCCGTATTCTTCATGACCCCCACGCCCTCCTCGTGCATCACGAATCGCGCAGCCGTGGGCGAGCCGTGTGGGACCCCCATCCGGCTGACACGAAGTGCTTTTTGCGCCGATATCACGGTGTCATTCTAGCGGGCGATCCTTTCTATAGCCCGTTGCTATCGAACGTGCTTACCCAAGGTCAGTTGGGCGGCACGCTTCCTGGAACGCCGCGCATAACGACGCGGAATATTCCGCGTCCGATTTCCCTGCCAAGGGGAATTATTGACTGTCGGGACGATAACCAAACGCCTGTGACACGTACCGCAGCCTAG
- a CDS encoding ABC transporter permease, giving the protein MSSVESTSLARQVGSRLVQLGAGRMFPIMPWAIARHFYARGNLVRQMLRREILGRYEGSFLGLFWCVLNPLLMLAVYTFIFSVVFQRTWGVDPNETVGSYAVVLYAGLVVFYIFAEVATPAPSIVTSNPNLVTKVVFPLEILPLVRTLAALVRALPSVVILFFSVWIVQGYVPWTFVLFPLVVVPMALLTLGVAYFLAFLGVFVRDVAHSMGMIIRIVFYLSPVFYPISIVPERLRSWLWLHPIARIVEDSRSVTVFGQLPDWGGLAVATLLSALIAWLGYVVFMSFKHAFADVI; this is encoded by the coding sequence ATGTCATCGGTCGAATCCACATCGCTCGCGCGGCAGGTTGGCTCGCGGCTCGTTCAACTCGGGGCGGGACGGATGTTTCCCATCATGCCCTGGGCGATCGCGCGGCATTTCTACGCGCGGGGAAATCTCGTCCGCCAGATGCTGCGGCGCGAGATCCTGGGACGCTACGAGGGCTCGTTTCTGGGGCTCTTCTGGTGCGTGCTCAATCCGCTGCTGATGCTAGCAGTCTATACCTTCATCTTCTCGGTGGTGTTCCAGCGCACCTGGGGCGTCGATCCGAACGAAACTGTCGGTTCATACGCCGTGGTGCTCTACGCCGGGCTGGTCGTTTTCTACATCTTCGCCGAGGTGGCCACACCCGCTCCGTCGATCGTCACGTCGAATCCGAATCTCGTGACGAAGGTAGTGTTTCCGCTCGAGATTCTGCCGCTCGTGCGGACCCTGGCCGCGTTGGTGCGGGCGCTGCCGAGTGTGGTGATCTTGTTCTTCTCGGTGTGGATCGTGCAGGGATACGTCCCCTGGACGTTCGTCCTGTTCCCGTTGGTCGTCGTGCCGATGGCGCTGCTCACCCTGGGCGTGGCGTACTTTCTCGCCTTCCTGGGGGTCTTCGTGCGGGACGTGGCGCATTCGATGGGCATGATCATTCGAATCGTCTTTTACCTGTCGCCGGTGTTCTACCCGATCTCGATCGTGCCGGAGCGTCTGCGCTCCTGGCTGTGGCTGCACCCGATTGCCCGCATCGTCGAGGACTCGCGTTCGGTCACGGTCTTCGGCCAGTTGCCTGACTGGGGCGGCTTGGCGGTGGCGACACTATTGTCCGCGCTGATCGCGTGGCTGGGTTATGTCGTGTTCATGAGTTTCAAGCATGCCTTTGCCGACGTCATCTGA
- a CDS encoding sulfotransferase encodes MGTTIVVLGMHRSGTSCVTRMLNHCGMDLGSNVLDTASVSNMAGKWEARPAVEINDALLQASGGSWDNPPAQVQPDETAMAQMREFLGSLAPSPMSGWKDPRTVLTFPLWKSLLGSYRIVACLRHPRSVAESLAKREGWPLERGLELWLAYNERLLKILDQEQDVVWFDFDLSMSHIEPWLRNACGRLGLEFNQAAVESFNEFNRHHRHADTPEDTRIRAVYQDLWFRAHQDDIYQAMSAASRSGTAATERLPTVSATPVTSMPVVSSTELAAAHERIRALEQSTETLSMQLRYLADAHNSHHTLTQPIARGFDKLRARWEDMERWQKKTDDWSTVVEKRTGKLIASVKTMTQQIETIEGRLTGHDARDLQLEKMINKYGDRWSLHEGRLSQAEAWAKSFEQRVESDMSKRLAKQDHRLAACELWIAEYERKVAEYRARMADCEKLLNQCADRVSQCETVVSDLSRSRLRWMLSAAKARVRRLLNWLGMRRWSSADAAGRTSGQVPPPKGHGTGRPTSRPAAGQNLRVDRE; translated from the coding sequence ATGGGCACGACGATCGTCGTCCTGGGAATGCATCGCAGTGGCACGTCGTGTGTCACGCGCATGCTGAATCACTGTGGCATGGACCTCGGGTCCAACGTGCTCGACACGGCCAGCGTGTCGAACATGGCGGGCAAGTGGGAAGCCCGCCCTGCCGTCGAAATCAACGACGCCCTGCTGCAGGCCTCTGGTGGAAGCTGGGACAATCCTCCCGCCCAGGTCCAGCCCGACGAAACCGCCATGGCGCAGATGCGCGAGTTTCTCGGCAGCCTGGCGCCGTCCCCCATGTCGGGCTGGAAAGACCCGCGCACCGTGCTGACATTTCCGCTCTGGAAGTCGCTGCTCGGTTCGTATCGCATCGTGGCCTGCCTGCGTCACCCGCGCAGCGTCGCGGAGAGCCTAGCCAAGCGCGAGGGCTGGCCCCTCGAGCGCGGACTCGAGTTGTGGCTCGCCTACAACGAGCGGCTGCTGAAGATTCTCGATCAAGAGCAGGACGTCGTCTGGTTCGACTTCGACCTGTCGATGAGCCATATCGAACCCTGGCTGCGCAATGCCTGCGGTCGTCTGGGGCTCGAGTTCAATCAGGCGGCGGTCGAATCGTTCAACGAGTTCAACCGTCATCATCGCCACGCCGACACGCCGGAAGACACGCGGATTCGCGCGGTTTATCAGGATCTTTGGTTCCGCGCCCACCAGGACGACATCTATCAGGCGATGAGCGCCGCGTCGCGCAGCGGAACAGCCGCCACCGAGCGACTGCCGACAGTCTCCGCCACACCGGTAACCAGCATGCCGGTTGTCAGCTCGACGGAATTGGCGGCCGCGCACGAGCGCATCCGCGCCCTGGAACAATCGACCGAAACACTTTCGATGCAGTTGCGTTATCTGGCCGACGCGCATAACTCACATCACACGCTGACGCAGCCGATCGCCCGCGGCTTCGACAAACTCCGGGCCCGTTGGGAAGACATGGAGCGCTGGCAGAAGAAAACCGACGATTGGTCGACGGTCGTCGAGAAGCGCACGGGCAAGTTGATTGCCTCGGTCAAGACGATGACGCAGCAAATCGAGACGATCGAGGGACGTCTCACCGGTCACGACGCGCGCGATCTGCAGCTCGAGAAGATGATCAACAAGTACGGCGACCGCTGGAGCCTGCACGAAGGCCGTCTGTCGCAGGCCGAGGCCTGGGCAAAATCGTTCGAGCAACGCGTCGAGTCGGACATGTCGAAGCGGCTCGCCAAGCAGGATCACCGCCTGGCCGCCTGCGAGCTGTGGATCGCCGAATACGAGCGCAAGGTGGCCGAGTACCGCGCGCGTATGGCCGATTGCGAAAAACTGCTGAATCAATGCGCCGACCGCGTTTCACAGTGCGAAACCGTCGTCTCGGATCTGAGTCGCAGCCGCCTGCGGTGGATGCTCAGCGCCGCCAAGGCCCGCGTGCGCCGCTTGCTGAACTGGCTGGGAATGCGGCGATGGTCGAGTGCCGACGCGGCCGGCCGGACCTCTGGCCAGGTGCCCCCCCCCAAGGGGCACGGCACGGGGCGGCCGACCTCGCGACCGGCGGCAGGACAAAACCTGAGAGTCGATCGCGAGTAA